From one Cupriavidus sp. P-10 genomic stretch:
- a CDS encoding 3,4-dihydroxy-2-butanone-4-phosphate synthase: MNTANVLPPMANVLAALAAGQRVVVIEDETAEATGCVLVAAERTTEADVNFMAAEARGLVCMAITEARRDRLQLPPMAANQRQRERYTVSIEAATGVSTGISAADRALTLRVAAAARAQPADLVQPGHIFPVVAQADGVLRRAGFAEACSDLPRLAGRVAAGAYAMLLDDDGDLLRGPALLAFAQHHGLAAVSISGLIHHRLLTEGALRRTHSTRLDTPFGRFTVHAYHDAPADALHLALVLGEPDPGQPVLTRVQAVEMQRDVLAFGTPLQPAWNLERSLARIGAEGCGVLVLLDERESPQQRLERLAAPPAAAPAPAFAQRALGVGAQILRDVGAHKLRLLSHPVPYRAVTGFELEVTEFVPPG; this comes from the coding sequence ATGAACACGGCCAACGTCCTGCCGCCGATGGCCAACGTGCTTGCCGCGCTGGCCGCCGGCCAGCGCGTGGTGGTGATCGAAGACGAGACCGCGGAGGCCACTGGCTGCGTGCTGGTGGCCGCCGAACGCACCACGGAGGCCGACGTCAACTTCATGGCCGCGGAGGCGCGCGGCCTGGTCTGCATGGCCATCACCGAGGCGCGCCGGGATCGGCTGCAGTTGCCGCCGATGGCCGCCAACCAGCGCCAGCGCGAGCGCTACACGGTGTCGATCGAAGCAGCCACCGGCGTCAGCACCGGCATTTCCGCCGCGGACCGGGCGCTGACGCTGCGCGTGGCGGCGGCTGCGCGTGCGCAGCCGGCGGACCTGGTCCAGCCCGGGCACATCTTTCCGGTGGTCGCGCAGGCCGACGGCGTGCTGCGCCGCGCCGGCTTTGCCGAGGCCTGCTCCGACCTGCCCCGGCTGGCCGGGCGCGTCGCCGCCGGCGCCTATGCGATGCTGCTCGATGACGACGGCGACCTGCTGCGCGGCCCCGCCCTGCTTGCCTTTGCGCAGCACCACGGGCTGGCGGCGGTCTCGATCAGCGGGCTCATCCACCACCGGCTGCTGACCGAAGGCGCGCTGCGCCGCACGCACTCGACCCGGCTGGACACGCCGTTCGGGCGCTTCACCGTGCACGCCTACCACGACGCGCCGGCCGACGCGCTCCATCTGGCGCTGGTGCTGGGCGAGCCCGATCCGGGCCAGCCGGTGCTGACGCGCGTGCAGGCCGTGGAGATGCAGCGCGACGTGCTCGCCTTCGGCACGCCGCTGCAACCGGCCTGGAACCTGGAACGCTCGCTCGCCCGCATCGGTGCTGAAGGCTGCGGCGTGCTGGTGCTGCTGGACGAGCGCGAATCGCCGCAGCAGCGGCTGGAGCGACTGGCCGCGCCGCCTGCCGCCGCGCCGGCGCCGGCCTTCGCCCAGCGCGCGCTGGGCGTCGGGGCGCAGATCCTGCGCGATGTGGGCGCGCACAAGCTGCGCCTGCTCAGCCACCCGGTGCCTTACCGCGCGGTCACCGGTTTCGAGCTGGAGGTTACGGAGTTTGTCCCGCCGGGCTGA
- a CDS encoding acetyltransferase: protein MTRYFAFNGDADGLCALQQLRLAHPGDATLVTGVKRDIRLLERIDACAGDTVTALDISLEQNRDGLLRLLAAGAQVDYFDHHHAGELPSHAGLRAHIDEAAAVCTSTLVDRHLAGRHQRWAITAAFGDNLGDVARTMAAQARLDARETVLLERLGTCLNYNAYGECVADLHCDPAELARHMLPFADPLDFAGQCDAYALLCDGYEDDMAQARRLAPVHEVPGAALLVLPDAPWARRAIGVLANELVRGRPGDAIGLLSPRSGGGFAVSVRVPAHSATGAADFCRGFETGGGRRLAGGINHLPDAEVERFTRSFADCYGAPLSPAGQTP from the coding sequence ATGACCCGCTACTTTGCCTTCAACGGCGACGCCGACGGCCTGTGCGCCTTGCAGCAGCTGCGCCTGGCGCATCCTGGCGATGCGACCCTGGTCACCGGCGTCAAGCGCGATATCCGCCTGCTCGAGCGGATCGACGCTTGCGCCGGCGATACCGTGACCGCGCTGGACATCTCGCTCGAACAGAACCGGGACGGGCTGCTGCGGCTGCTCGCCGCCGGCGCGCAGGTGGACTACTTCGACCACCATCACGCCGGCGAACTGCCGTCGCATGCCGGGCTGCGCGCGCATATCGACGAAGCCGCGGCGGTCTGCACCAGCACCCTGGTCGACCGCCACCTGGCCGGGCGCCACCAGCGCTGGGCCATCACCGCTGCCTTTGGCGACAACCTGGGCGACGTGGCGCGCACCATGGCGGCGCAGGCACGGCTGGACGCGCGCGAGACCGTGCTGCTGGAACGGCTCGGCACCTGCCTGAACTACAACGCGTATGGCGAGTGCGTGGCGGACCTGCATTGCGATCCCGCCGAACTGGCCCGGCACATGTTGCCGTTCGCGGACCCGCTGGATTTCGCCGGGCAATGCGACGCCTACGCGCTGCTGTGCGACGGCTACGAGGACGACATGGCGCAGGCGCGCCGGCTGGCGCCTGTGCATGAAGTCCCTGGCGCGGCGCTGCTGGTGCTGCCCGACGCGCCATGGGCGCGGCGTGCGATCGGGGTGCTGGCCAATGAGCTGGTGCGCGGGCGTCCCGGCGATGCGATCGGCCTGCTGTCGCCCAGGTCCGGCGGCGGCTTTGCGGTCAGCGTGCGGGTGCCTGCGCACAGCGCCACCGGCGCGGCCGACTTCTGCCGAGGCTTCGAGACCGGCGGTGGCCGGCGCCTGGCCGGCGGCATCAACCACCTGCCCGACGCCGAGGTAGAGCGCTTTACGCGCAGCTTTGCCGACTGCTACGGCGCGCCGCTCAGCCCGGCGGGACAAACTCCGTAA
- a CDS encoding SDR family oxidoreductase → MLLKDKIVIVSGIGPGLGIKLAVEAAREGARAVAIAARTAARLDEAQARIDALGADCEVLKVVTDITDRAQSRHLASEAMRRFGRIDALVNSAFQHGNFPEPVESADLDVWRQVFDTNVFGTMTLTQEVAALMKPQGGGAIVMINTQATRKPMPGESGYAASKGALAVAVKYLARELGPHGIRANSIFMGWMWGAPVQGYVRHAAAEQGVAEDAIIAPVASQIALGRMPTDDDCARAALFLVSDYARAITGASLDANGGDFMP, encoded by the coding sequence CATCAAGCTCGCGGTGGAAGCCGCGCGCGAGGGCGCCCGCGCCGTGGCCATTGCCGCGCGCACCGCCGCCAGGCTGGACGAAGCGCAGGCCCGCATCGACGCACTGGGCGCCGACTGCGAAGTGCTCAAGGTGGTGACCGACATTACCGACCGCGCCCAGTCCCGCCATCTGGCCAGCGAGGCCATGCGCCGCTTCGGCCGCATCGACGCGCTCGTCAACAGCGCCTTCCAGCACGGCAACTTCCCCGAGCCGGTGGAATCCGCCGACCTGGACGTGTGGCGCCAGGTGTTCGACACCAATGTCTTCGGCACCATGACGCTGACGCAGGAGGTGGCCGCGCTGATGAAGCCGCAGGGCGGCGGCGCCATCGTGATGATCAATACCCAGGCCACGCGCAAGCCGATGCCCGGGGAATCGGGCTACGCGGCGTCCAAGGGCGCGCTGGCGGTGGCGGTCAAGTACCTGGCGCGCGAGCTGGGGCCGCATGGCATCCGCGCCAACAGCATCTTCATGGGCTGGATGTGGGGCGCGCCGGTGCAAGGTTATGTGCGCCACGCCGCGGCCGAGCAGGGGGTCGCCGAGGACGCTATCATCGCACCGGTGGCTTCCCAGATCGCGCTGGGCCGCATGCCGACGGACGACGACTGCGCGCGCGCGGCGCTGTTCCTGGTGTCGGACTACGCCCGGGCGATCACCGGGGCCTCGCTGGATGCCAATGGTGGCGACTTCATGCCCTGA